The Desulfovibrio sp. UIB00 genome has a window encoding:
- a CDS encoding NAD(+)/NADH kinase, producing MQNATSRHILLVYKARHEKAAALAQEAAQWLRQKGHDVTGVICAGTDTPAYAATPLDFVVVFGGDGTMLGVARRLVGRNVPVLGINFGRIGFLTDAQPEQWREKLEESLTGMEPVRSCMALQWTLTRKGQQIASGCAVNDVVLSRGSLSRLVLFDVYIAGERLGSLRGDGMIIATPVGSSGYSVSAGGSLLHPSMEAVAITPICPFLNTISPMVFPGDTECRFQILQGSTDCYLTVDGQEGQQLELGDTVTVNGLPDAVHFLGKGTTFFERLRSRGFALQGTECIRCGENA from the coding sequence ATGCAAAACGCAACAAGCCGACACATACTTCTGGTTTACAAGGCCCGGCACGAAAAGGCTGCGGCTCTTGCCCAAGAAGCCGCCCAGTGGCTGCGCCAAAAGGGGCATGACGTTACGGGTGTGATCTGCGCAGGCACGGACACCCCGGCCTACGCAGCGACGCCCCTTGACTTTGTGGTTGTTTTTGGCGGCGACGGCACCATGCTCGGCGTGGCCCGCCGCCTTGTGGGGCGCAACGTGCCTGTGCTGGGCATCAATTTTGGCCGGATCGGTTTTTTAACCGATGCCCAGCCGGAGCAGTGGCGCGAAAAACTCGAAGAATCCCTCACCGGCATGGAGCCCGTGCGCTCCTGTATGGCCTTGCAGTGGACGCTCACCCGCAAGGGCCAGCAGATTGCCAGCGGTTGCGCGGTCAACGATGTTGTTCTGAGCCGGGGGTCTTTGTCGCGGCTTGTATTGTTTGATGTCTATATTGCCGGCGAGCGCCTTGGCTCGCTGCGCGGCGATGGGATGATCATTGCCACGCCCGTGGGCAGCTCGGGCTACAGCGTTTCCGCTGGCGGCTCGCTGCTGCATCCTTCTATGGAAGCCGTGGCCATCACGCCCATCTGTCCATTCCTCAATACTATTTCGCCCATGGTGTTCCCCGGTGATACCGAGTGCCGGTTCCAGATTTTGCAGGGTTCCACAGATTGCTACCTTACTGTCGATGGGCAGGAAGGGCAACAGCTGGAGCTGGGCGACACCGTGACCGTCAACGGTCTGCCCGATGCCGTGCATTTTCTTGGCAAGGGAACAACTTTCTTTGAGCGTTTGCGTTCGCGCGGCTTTGCCCTGCAAGGCACTGAATGCATCAGGTGCGGGGAAAACGCATGA
- a CDS encoding SIS domain-containing protein translates to MHDTALDIIEQHASEGARLREDFFRSQADFLRQAALRAARCLAGGGKILLCGNGGSAALAQHMAAEFVNRFFMDRPALPALALSADATSLTAIGSDLDFSQVFSRQIEALGRPGDMLVAIFSTGSSANIIAALEAARRGGQFAVCLCGHGSEMALYSDMVLEAPQAEPALVQELHLAAGHLFCRLTDYYLFENAVALTPYLQGRHTTEV, encoded by the coding sequence ATGCACGATACAGCCCTTGATATTATTGAACAGCATGCCAGCGAAGGCGCGCGCCTGCGCGAAGATTTTTTTCGCTCGCAGGCGGATTTTCTTCGTCAGGCGGCCTTGCGCGCGGCCAGGTGCCTTGCGGGCGGCGGCAAAATACTGCTCTGCGGCAATGGCGGCAGCGCTGCACTAGCCCAACACATGGCAGCCGAGTTTGTGAACAGATTTTTTATGGACAGGCCCGCCCTGCCCGCTCTGGCGCTGTCTGCCGATGCGACTTCGTTGACGGCCATTGGCAGCGACCTTGATTTCAGCCAGGTATTTTCGCGCCAGATTGAAGCCCTGGGGCGGCCAGGCGACATGCTGGTGGCGATTTTTTCCACTGGCAGCAGCGCCAATATTATCGCCGCCCTTGAGGCGGCACGTCGCGGCGGGCAGTTTGCCGTGTGCCTGTGCGGGCACGGCAGCGAAATGGCCCTGTACAGCGACATGGTGCTTGAAGCACCGCAGGCTGAACCCGCGCTGGTTCAGGAACTGCACCTTGCAGCCGGGCACCTGTTTTGCCGACTGACGGATTATTATCTTTTTGAAAATGCTGTCGCACTGACCCCCTATTTGCAAGGGCGACACACAACCGAGGTTTGA
- a CDS encoding serine protease, whose amino-acid sequence MNESQHPVPPETPSSAAPAEGTAPAAAVVLPWYRRPLFWGVLLFLGLLLLAAWLFWKEWQQAEASKAAVAAQTEQWREHNAALETFMQQLRALLAKEPCEVKQGLGLITPPAGVMWPPLGSGSGAANPGSARADAATLPPTADAKTQVPPAPMQQQTPKNVSELMEQGTVLVLAMREEGLSMGSGFFVAPGYVVTNAHVVGNATQAVVVNKALGRPFEASVRQVTHDNGQDFAVLGVNGASGVVPLKFAPGVSRTERVSAWGFPGAVTTDDPKFAALLKGDEAAAPEVVYTEGVVSVILERKPPLIVHTATVSQGNSGGPLVNDKGDVVGINTFIKLDDASYRQSSLAIVSTSLAAFLRSAGVPVTMAQSSESAGGKP is encoded by the coding sequence ATGAACGAAAGCCAACACCCCGTACCGCCTGAAACACCGTCAAGCGCCGCGCCTGCCGAAGGTACCGCGCCTGCTGCTGCGGTTGTCCTGCCCTGGTATCGCCGCCCTCTTTTCTGGGGTGTGCTGTTGTTTCTGGGGCTTTTGCTGCTGGCCGCATGGCTGTTCTGGAAAGAATGGCAGCAGGCCGAGGCTTCCAAGGCTGCCGTTGCCGCTCAAACGGAGCAGTGGCGCGAACACAACGCGGCGCTTGAAACATTCATGCAGCAATTGCGCGCCCTGCTTGCCAAGGAGCCTTGCGAAGTAAAGCAGGGGCTTGGACTCATCACCCCGCCTGCGGGTGTCATGTGGCCTCCTTTGGGTTCAGGCTCTGGCGCTGCGAATCCAGGCTCTGCCCGCGCGGATGCAGCCACCCTGCCGCCCACGGCAGACGCCAAAACGCAGGTGCCGCCCGCGCCCATGCAACAGCAGACGCCCAAGAATGTTTCCGAGCTGATGGAACAGGGCACAGTGCTTGTGCTTGCCATGCGGGAAGAGGGCCTTTCCATGGGGTCCGGCTTTTTTGTGGCCCCGGGCTACGTGGTTACCAATGCCCATGTGGTGGGTAACGCCACTCAGGCGGTCGTTGTGAACAAAGCCCTGGGCAGACCCTTTGAGGCAAGCGTACGTCAGGTAACCCACGACAACGGACAGGATTTTGCCGTGCTTGGCGTTAACGGCGCTTCTGGTGTTGTGCCGCTCAAGTTCGCGCCGGGCGTGAGCCGGACCGAACGCGTGAGCGCGTGGGGCTTCCCCGGCGCCGTCACCACTGACGATCCCAAATTTGCGGCCCTGCTCAAGGGCGATGAAGCCGCTGCGCCCGAAGTGGTGTATACCGAGGGCGTTGTGAGCGTTATTCTTGAGCGCAAGCCGCCGCTTATTGTGCACACGGCCACAGTTTCGCAGGGCAACAGCGGCGGGCCGCTTGTCAACGACAAGGGTGATGTGGTGGGCATCAACACCTTTATCAAATTGGACGATGCTTCCTACAGGCAATCCAGCCTCGCCATTGTCAGCACAAGCCTGGCAGCGTTTTTGCGCTCGGCGGGCGTTCCCGTCACCATGGCCCAGAGCAGTGAATCCGCCGGAGGCAAGCCATGA
- a CDS encoding AAA family ATPase, which yields MPTIAPLPASRLHATLDPARIPWETSKDIPLPRNGRQNPFQPRAMQALDLALQIKNQGYNIYLSGEADLGRSHMLLSYLGPQAKKAQTPDDLVYVHNFSDPDRPCLFALPTGMGKKLKQNLKELIEHIREELPRRFEASTYVKRRAKIVDNFQNARMGLLRKMNSVAVDKGFNLDMDESGGLTLYPLVEGKRLSEEEFDRLDTTLRLSLKSRGDNLVQAMSGYMRQLNKAEESFQDDERGLEREAMTQVLTTFFNPIEQRMLKACPVKGLDGYFTALREDILKNTDAFLQRDGGALGDPHGAPVEAVLYRYEVNLLVDNSELDGAPIIVEDHPTAVNLLGCVERESEMGALVTDFTLIRAGSIHKANGGFLVLHIEDLLQHPNAWEGLLRALRSNMVRIEDSGEGPDTPIRTKGINPEPLPLNLKVVLIGDEELYEGLLVNDDRFSKLFRIKAHMADTTERNAANVRAYLGHIATIIKETELPCFDRTALAWLIDLGSHICEDQRRLSLRFPELRELMIEASALARMRKQDVVTAPVLEEAHAARIYRANLVEEIYMEEYDRNMIKVQTSGQAIGQVNGLSVTWHGDFEFGLPHRISCTVGVGHEGIIDLEREAELGGPIHTKAMMILKSYLTDLFARKKPLVLSGSLYFEQSYAGIEGDSASGAELAALLSALADVPVRLDLAFTGAVSQTGQIMAVGGVTRKIEGFYNVCASQGLTGTQGVIMPFDNVDHLMLAPNVIEAVEKGQFSIYPVRRIEEALALLTGLSIGRRLKQGGFTKNSLYDMVDRRLERLGDYAQNAFRRTRKSKEG from the coding sequence ATGCCAACTATCGCTCCCCTGCCCGCGTCACGCCTGCACGCCACGTTAGATCCCGCCCGTATTCCCTGGGAAACGAGCAAGGATATTCCGCTGCCGCGCAACGGACGCCAGAATCCATTCCAGCCCCGTGCCATGCAGGCGCTGGACCTTGCCCTGCAAATCAAGAATCAGGGCTACAACATCTACCTGTCAGGCGAGGCCGATCTTGGCCGCAGCCACATGTTGCTGAGCTACCTTGGGCCTCAGGCCAAAAAGGCTCAGACACCTGACGATCTGGTATACGTGCATAATTTTTCCGATCCTGACCGGCCCTGCCTTTTTGCCCTGCCCACAGGCATGGGGAAAAAGCTAAAGCAGAACCTTAAGGAATTGATCGAGCATATACGTGAGGAGCTGCCCCGCCGTTTTGAGGCCAGCACCTACGTAAAGCGCCGCGCCAAGATTGTGGACAACTTCCAGAACGCCCGCATGGGCCTGCTGCGCAAGATGAATTCCGTTGCCGTAGACAAGGGATTCAACCTTGATATGGACGAGAGCGGCGGCCTGACCCTGTATCCGCTGGTGGAAGGCAAGCGCCTGAGCGAGGAAGAGTTCGACAGGCTCGACACAACCCTGCGTCTCAGCCTTAAAAGCCGGGGCGACAACCTCGTGCAGGCCATGTCGGGCTATATGCGGCAGCTGAACAAGGCGGAAGAAAGCTTCCAGGACGACGAGCGCGGCCTGGAACGCGAAGCCATGACTCAGGTGCTGACCACCTTCTTCAACCCCATTGAACAGCGCATGCTCAAGGCCTGCCCGGTCAAGGGGCTTGATGGCTACTTTACGGCCCTGCGCGAAGACATCCTTAAAAACACCGATGCCTTTCTGCAAAGGGACGGCGGGGCACTGGGCGACCCGCACGGCGCGCCGGTGGAGGCTGTGCTCTACCGCTACGAGGTCAACCTGCTGGTGGACAACAGCGAGCTTGATGGCGCCCCCATCATTGTGGAAGATCACCCCACCGCTGTGAACCTGCTCGGCTGCGTGGAGCGCGAATCTGAAATGGGCGCGCTGGTCACGGATTTCACCCTTATCCGCGCGGGCAGCATCCACAAGGCCAACGGTGGTTTTCTGGTGTTGCATATTGAGGATCTTCTGCAACATCCCAATGCCTGGGAAGGCCTGTTGCGCGCCCTGCGCTCCAACATGGTTCGCATTGAAGATTCCGGCGAAGGCCCGGATACGCCCATCCGCACCAAGGGCATCAATCCCGAGCCGCTGCCCCTGAACCTCAAGGTTGTGCTGATCGGTGATGAAGAATTGTATGAAGGTCTGCTTGTCAATGACGACAGGTTCTCAAAGCTCTTCCGCATCAAGGCCCACATGGCCGACACCACAGAGCGCAATGCCGCCAATGTGCGCGCCTACCTCGGGCACATTGCCACCATCATCAAGGAAACAGAACTCCCCTGTTTTGACCGCACGGCCTTGGCATGGCTCATCGACCTCGGGTCGCACATCTGCGAAGACCAGCGCCGCCTTTCGCTACGCTTCCCCGAACTGCGCGAGCTGATGATCGAGGCCTCGGCCTTGGCCCGCATGCGCAAGCAGGATGTGGTCACTGCGCCCGTGCTGGAAGAAGCTCACGCGGCGCGCATCTACCGGGCCAACCTGGTGGAAGAGATCTATATGGAAGAATACGACCGCAACATGATCAAGGTGCAGACCTCGGGTCAGGCCATTGGTCAGGTTAACGGTCTTTCCGTCACGTGGCACGGCGATTTTGAATTTGGTCTGCCGCACAGGATTTCATGTACCGTGGGCGTGGGGCATGAGGGCATCATCGACCTTGAACGCGAGGCCGAGCTGGGTGGCCCCATCCACACCAAGGCCATGATGATCCTGAAGAGCTACCTCACGGATCTTTTTGCGCGCAAAAAGCCCCTGGTGCTCTCCGGCTCGCTCTATTTTGAGCAGAGCTACGCAGGAATCGAGGGCGACAGCGCTTCTGGCGCGGAACTTGCCGCCCTGCTCTCGGCCCTTGCCGATGTGCCGGTGCGCCTTGATCTGGCCTTTACCGGAGCGGTGAGCCAGACGGGGCAGATCATGGCTGTGGGCGGCGTTACCCGCAAGATCGAGGGCTTTTATAATGTTTGCGCCAGCCAGGGGCTTACGGGCACGCAAGGGGTCATCATGCCCTTTGACAACGTGGATCACCTCATGCTCGCGCCCAATGTTATTGAAGCGGTTGAGAAAGGCCAGTTCTCTATTTATCCTGTGCGGCGCATCGAAGAAGCCCTCGCCCTCTTGACTGGTCTTTCAATCGGTCGCAGACTGAAACAGGGCGGATTTACGAAAAACAGCCTGTACGACATGGTTGACCGCAGGTTAGAGCGTCTGGGCGATTACGCGCAGAATGCCTTTAGACGCACCAGAAAATCCAAAGAGGGATAA
- the gatB gene encoding Asp-tRNA(Asn)/Glu-tRNA(Gln) amidotransferase subunit GatB, producing MAAYEAVIGLEVHVQLATASKLFCSCPTTFGQPANANVCEVCSGMPGALPVPNRQAVHFAALVGLATNCAINTRSIFARKNYFYPDLPSGYQISQFELPICEHGHLEVDVDGRRKRVGITRIHMENDAGKNIHAQGENLSYVDLNRAGTPLVEIVSEPDMRSAAEAVAYLKALYNIVTYLGVCDGNMEEGSFRCDANVSLRPVGTEPFGTRTELKNLNSFRNVQRAIEYEIARQQDVLDDGDKVVQETRLYDAVKNTTASMRSKEEAHDYRYFPDPDILPIDITEEEMTRWRAEMPELPQVRVARFVAMAGLPESEAEVLVQSKGLADFFEAAAAKADPKKVANFVLGPLLRECNARGLSAADPSAWAMKPEALAELVRLVDGGTISAKIANDIFGDIFEQGVMPEAYVKEKGLVQISDTSALEAAVDEVIAANPAEVEAYRGGKTKLISFFVGQIMRATKGKANPALVNELLAKKL from the coding sequence ATGGCCGCCTATGAAGCCGTGATTGGCCTTGAAGTGCATGTGCAACTTGCCACGGCCTCCAAACTGTTCTGTTCCTGCCCCACGACCTTTGGGCAGCCCGCCAACGCCAATGTTTGCGAGGTGTGCTCCGGCATGCCCGGCGCTTTGCCCGTGCCCAACCGCCAGGCTGTCCACTTTGCGGCTCTGGTCGGCCTCGCCACCAATTGCGCCATAAATACGCGTTCCATTTTTGCCCGCAAAAACTATTTCTATCCTGATCTGCCCTCCGGGTATCAGATTTCGCAGTTCGAGCTCCCCATCTGCGAACACGGGCATCTTGAAGTGGACGTGGACGGGCGGCGCAAGCGTGTGGGTATTACGCGTATCCACATGGAAAACGATGCTGGCAAGAACATTCATGCGCAGGGCGAAAACCTGAGCTATGTGGACCTCAACCGCGCGGGCACGCCTCTGGTTGAAATAGTTTCCGAGCCGGATATGCGTTCCGCCGCCGAGGCTGTGGCCTATCTTAAGGCTCTGTACAACATCGTGACCTATCTTGGCGTGTGCGATGGCAACATGGAAGAGGGCAGCTTCAGGTGCGACGCCAACGTCTCGTTGCGCCCTGTGGGAACCGAACCCTTCGGCACCCGCACCGAGCTGAAAAACCTCAACTCCTTCCGCAATGTGCAGCGCGCCATTGAGTACGAAATTGCCCGCCAGCAGGATGTGCTGGACGACGGCGACAAGGTAGTGCAGGAAACCCGCCTGTATGATGCCGTCAAGAACACCACTGCCTCCATGCGGAGCAAGGAAGAAGCGCACGATTACCGGTACTTCCCCGACCCGGACATTCTGCCCATAGATATTACGGAAGAAGAAATGACCCGCTGGCGCGCCGAAATGCCGGAGCTGCCCCAGGTTCGCGTTGCCCGTTTTGTGGCTATGGCGGGACTGCCCGAATCCGAGGCAGAAGTGCTGGTGCAGAGCAAGGGGCTGGCCGACTTTTTTGAAGCTGCCGCCGCCAAGGCCGACCCCAAGAAGGTTGCCAACTTTGTGCTTGGGCCGCTGCTGCGTGAATGCAACGCCCGTGGGCTTTCTGCCGCTGACCCCTCCGCCTGGGCCATGAAGCCCGAGGCTCTGGCCGAACTGGTACGGCTGGTTGACGGCGGCACCATCAGCGCCAAGATCGCCAACGATATTTTTGGTGACATCTTTGAGCAGGGCGTCATGCCTGAAGCCTACGTGAAGGAAAAAGGCCTCGTGCAGATTTCCGACACTTCGGCGCTCGAAGCCGCCGTGGATGAAGTCATTGCGGCCAATCCCGCTGAGGTGGAGGCCTATCGCGGCGGCAAGACCAAGTTGATCAGCTTCTTTGTGGGGCAGATCATGCGCGCCACCAAGGGCAAGGCCAATCCTGCTCTGGTGAACGAACTGCTTGCCAAAAAACTGTAA
- a CDS encoding ARMT1-like domain-containing protein, with the protein MLMDNNIAYGMNPDIVASQEQMAFMVSLARDQVYLPCSDDTFKLLCQQTAPEELRRQYNRSWRIIMRLVRSFTPEGQKRRRILQFCRFRFNQYVAQHTLIPSRLVKRMTDLVLAQGNQLDDPWRQLRRISTKRQLEMLDEAPVRDNLAAVPADAVAANSIASVRRMLNYVELSRLLCLSAMSRPWVDTPPDAETVRKAMDTARETCAHLRHYFEASAVRSGTVLFLCDADGGVVFDLAVANSLIRMGHKVIFAVKSGFFFYSPTLEDMEIDPSIRQMIGGGTVQHEPRMSKNELLRHLREYRLMVIGDGTRERLNLYRVSVTFSRAWKEADLILGKGWRVADVLMGSSHQYTRDVVCYWQDDQGFHIKLRQHAERAHKFSENDIAAQSASIIAGMREARMQGRTVMFYSCVIGSIPGETGTATEIVRAFVDNLRKKMDNILIINPAEHFIEGMDGDDLMYMWEQVQRSGFIDVWRFQTVEDIEESFALLGRKVPPQWSGKDSTFSTGCTKEMRIALDVQAKNREMQIIGPDPQRFFRRGEYGVGKYFDASIPH; encoded by the coding sequence ATGCTGATGGACAATAACATCGCCTATGGCATGAACCCCGACATTGTGGCCAGCCAGGAACAGATGGCCTTTATGGTCAGCCTTGCGCGCGACCAGGTGTATTTGCCCTGTTCTGACGACACGTTCAAACTGTTGTGCCAGCAGACCGCTCCCGAAGAACTTCGCCGCCAGTATAACCGCTCCTGGCGTATCATCATGCGGCTCGTGCGCTCCTTTACGCCCGAAGGCCAGAAACGCAGGCGTATTTTGCAGTTTTGCCGCTTCCGCTTCAATCAGTATGTTGCCCAGCATACCCTGATTCCTTCGCGGCTGGTCAAGCGCATGACCGATCTTGTGCTCGCCCAGGGCAACCAGCTGGACGACCCCTGGCGGCAATTGCGCAGAATTTCCACCAAACGCCAGCTTGAAATGCTGGATGAAGCCCCGGTGCGCGACAATCTTGCCGCAGTGCCTGCTGATGCCGTGGCGGCCAATTCCATCGCCTCTGTCAGGCGCATGCTCAACTACGTGGAACTTTCGCGCCTGCTGTGCCTTTCGGCCATGTCCCGCCCGTGGGTGGACACGCCGCCAGATGCCGAAACAGTGCGTAAGGCCATGGATACCGCGCGCGAAACCTGCGCCCACTTGCGGCACTATTTTGAGGCCAGCGCGGTCAGATCCGGCACGGTGCTCTTTTTGTGCGACGCTGACGGCGGCGTTGTGTTTGATCTGGCTGTTGCCAACAGCCTTATTCGCATGGGGCATAAGGTCATATTTGCGGTCAAATCAGGCTTTTTCTTTTATTCGCCCACATTGGAAGACATGGAGATTGACCCCTCCATCCGGCAGATGATCGGCGGCGGCACTGTGCAGCACGAGCCGCGCATGAGCAAGAACGAGCTGTTGCGACACCTGCGCGAATACCGCCTCATGGTTATTGGTGATGGAACGCGGGAACGGCTCAATCTATACAGGGTCTCGGTGACATTCTCCCGCGCGTGGAAGGAGGCCGACCTTATTCTGGGCAAGGGCTGGCGCGTGGCCGATGTGCTCATGGGCAGCAGCCACCAGTATACCCGGGATGTAGTCTGCTACTGGCAGGATGATCAGGGCTTTCACATCAAACTGCGCCAGCATGCCGAGAGAGCCCATAAATTCAGCGAGAACGACATTGCCGCCCAGTCGGCAAGCATCATCGCAGGCATGCGCGAGGCCCGCATGCAGGGCCGTACGGTCATGTTTTACAGTTGCGTGATCGGCAGCATCCCCGGCGAGACTGGTACCGCTACCGAGATCGTGCGCGCCTTTGTAGACAATCTGCGTAAAAAAATGGATAATATCCTGATAATTAATCCTGCCGAGCATTTTATTGAAGGCATGGACGGCGACGATCTCATGTATATGTGGGAGCAGGTGCAGCGCAGCGGCTTTATTGATGTGTGGCGGTTTCAGACCGTTGAGGACATTGAGGAAAGCTTTGCCCTGCTTGGTCGCAAGGTGCCGCCGCAATGGTCGGGCAAGGATTCCACCTTTTCCACCGGCTGCACCAAGGAAATGCGTATCGCGCTGGACGTGCAGGCCAAAAACAGGGAAATGCAGATCATCGGCCCCGACCCGCAGCGGTTTTTCCGCAGGGGAGAGTACGGTGTGGGCAAATATTTCGACGCCAGCATCCCCCATTGA
- a CDS encoding zinc ribbon domain-containing protein, translated as MPIYEYSCQKCGRDFEELVFDETPPTCPYCGSNDTQKLMSCCARRKNGTEGGDYAASTGGGGGCAGCSGGNCASCGH; from the coding sequence ATGCCCATCTACGAGTATTCTTGCCAGAAATGCGGTCGGGATTTTGAAGAACTGGTGTTTGACGAAACCCCGCCCACTTGCCCGTATTGCGGCTCCAACGATACCCAGAAGCTCATGTCCTGCTGCGCCCGGCGCAAAAATGGCACAGAAGGCGGCGATTACGCGGCTTCGACCGGCGGTGGCGGCGGCTGCGCCGGATGTTCTGGCGGCAACTGCGCAAGCTGCGGACATTAG
- the hemC gene encoding hydroxymethylbilane synthase — translation MRKSLVIATRGSQLALWQAEHVKSRLQSLDPELAVDLVIIKTKGDIIQDVPLAQVGGKGLFVKEIEEALLDNRADLAVHSIKDVPMELPDGLILGCIPKREAPTDCMLSCKYADLAALPQGACVGTSSLRRQAQLLALRPDLRIESLRGNVDTRLRKLREGVYDAIILASAGMNRLGLSAPYMHALDPQTFLPAVGQGAIGIECREDDYDLFALLAEIEDTPTRVCVEAERGFLAGLEGGCQVPIAGHARLENDETFVLEGLVAEVDGSLILREAQRGHTSKARQVGLELAETLLARGGRAILEKLYQQ, via the coding sequence ATGCGTAAATCCCTAGTTATCGCTACCCGTGGCAGTCAGTTGGCCCTCTGGCAGGCAGAACACGTTAAAAGCCGTTTGCAGTCGCTTGACCCGGAACTGGCCGTTGACCTTGTCATCATCAAGACCAAGGGAGACATCATTCAGGATGTTCCCCTGGCCCAAGTGGGCGGCAAGGGCCTTTTTGTAAAAGAAATTGAAGAAGCCCTGCTTGATAACCGGGCCGACCTTGCCGTGCACAGCATCAAGGACGTGCCCATGGAGCTGCCCGACGGGCTCATATTGGGGTGCATCCCCAAGCGCGAAGCGCCTACAGACTGCATGCTTTCGTGCAAGTATGCCGACCTTGCGGCCCTGCCCCAGGGCGCATGCGTTGGCACCAGCAGCCTGCGGCGTCAGGCCCAGTTGCTGGCCCTGCGCCCTGACCTGCGCATTGAAAGCCTGCGCGGCAATGTGGATACGCGCCTGCGCAAACTGCGTGAAGGCGTGTATGACGCCATTATTCTTGCATCCGCAGGTATGAACCGCCTTGGCTTGAGCGCGCCCTACATGCACGCCCTTGATCCGCAGACATTTCTGCCCGCCGTGGGCCAGGGCGCCATCGGCATTGAATGCCGTGAAGACGATTACGATCTGTTTGCCCTGCTTGCTGAGATCGAAGACACCCCCACCCGTGTATGCGTTGAAGCCGAACGGGGCTTCCTTGCCGGGCTTGAGGGTGGGTGTCAGGTGCCCATTGCCGGGCATGCCCGCCTTGAAAATGACGAGACCTTCGTACTCGAAGGCTTGGTGGCAGAGGTTGATGGCAGCCTGATTCTGCGCGAGGCGCAGCGGGGCCACACCTCCAAGGCCCGTCAGGTGGGGCTTGAACTTGCAGAAACACTTCTTGCCAGAGGCGGCCGCGCCATTCTGGAAAAACTTTACCAACAATAA
- a CDS encoding TetR/AcrR family transcriptional regulator: MNKNKKEALLQAAKELFGECGYVETTFKKISDKAGVALGLLTHHYGNKEKLFLASGLDVLERFLVRLRAATAEATCGYDGVMRFCRAYLDFSIDKDSNWLVLVRCSPYSDMKTKTDRDIMDSMFSQVHSELERVIAKGVEDGSIVKVDSKSTAQVIISLMVGSNRTRVLTPYAMPTLYEDVLEFISRSIKA, translated from the coding sequence ATGAACAAAAACAAGAAAGAAGCGTTGCTTCAGGCCGCCAAAGAACTTTTTGGCGAATGCGGGTATGTGGAAACCACATTCAAAAAAATATCCGATAAAGCTGGTGTTGCCCTCGGGTTGCTGACCCACCACTATGGCAACAAGGAAAAGCTGTTTCTTGCCTCGGGGCTTGATGTTCTGGAACGCTTTCTCGTAAGGCTGCGCGCAGCCACCGCCGAAGCCACCTGTGGTTACGATGGCGTCATGCGTTTTTGCAGGGCGTACCTTGATTTTTCAATCGACAAGGATTCCAACTGGCTGGTACTTGTGCGCTGCTCGCCTTACAGCGACATGAAAACCAAGACCGACCGCGATATTATGGATTCCATGTTTTCGCAGGTGCACAGCGAACTTGAGCGCGTTATTGCCAAGGGCGTGGAAGACGGCAGCATTGTGAAGGTCGACAGCAAAAGCACCGCCCAGGTGATCATTTCCCTCATGGTCGGTTCCAACCGTACACGGGTGCTGACCCCCTATGCGATGCCCACGCTGTACGAAGATGTTCTTGAGTTCATTTCCCGCTCCATCAAGGCATAG